The window GAAATGCGGCTGTCACATCATCATCGGTGTTGGCTGAAATCATGATGTCTGTCAGAGACTTTTCTAAAACCGCCCCTTGGACATTCAGGACGTCATTGACCAGTTTGTTGCGCTGCTCTTTATATTTTATAATCCGGCCAAATCCTTTATAATAGTCTTCTAAGGCATCTTCAACCTCATCAATCTTAGCGGCTCTCTCCGGGTCATGAATGTCCTTATGGGCTTGGGCCTGAAACTGCATCATGAGTTTCCAGCGTTCGTCAAAGTCGGCCAATATTTTCTTGTTTCCTGAAATTAGAAAACTTTTCACATCCATGCGGACCATCAACATATTGGCCTGAAGCCGTCCTGCAAGGTTTGTTTCCCTTGCCATCTCCCGGTAATGTTCAAAGCCGGTAGATGCGCCTTTTAATGCATAAAAGCCGGTGAGCGAGATCACAAAGAGCAGCACCAGAATTACCGTGAATCCACTGATCAGTTTTGTTTTTAAAGATAGGGTACTTAATTTCATTCGAACGTCCTCCAAATCATTTTTTCAGCTTCGCGTTCTTCCATTAGGGGGGATGCTATTTTGATGGTTGTGTCCCATGGGCCCGGATGATTTTATTCAATACAGCGCACACATCGCCAAAGCCGACACCGCTATATGAAATATAGCTTGGCTGCAGGGATAATGCCTTTGAGGTCAGGTCGTCCCTATTATCAGGCAGAATGATGATGTGCCGGGCGTTGAATATAAATGGGACAGCTGAAGAAAGAACCTCGATTTCCTTTTCATTGGAAATCAGAGAAACGATAATCACACATTCTGAACGCTTTCCCCGCAACAGGTCAAAAAGTCTCTCAAAATCAAAGACCATAACCGGCTTGGAGGTGACGTCCTGAAAAATCTTTTTCAGGAGAACCTCTTTTTTTTTATTGTCCGGATGGGCGTATATGACCACTTCCATTGTTAGCCTCATTTAAATTCGAAACTATTGGGTTTTTAATTATTTGGCCTCTAAAATACAAAAAGAGTGCCAGGGAAGTGGGATTGGTGAATATGCCGTAATTACAGATGGATATGTGGGCGAGGTGGTGAGGAGGACATGAATCTACCCCGAAAATCTTATTAAATAATACGTGGTTATTATTTTTTCGTACAGATTAAGATGGGGTGGTGGCGGGAAGGTACTTTCGGAGTAATGAATAAAAATGGCTTTTACTGATACCTGCCATGGTACTTGCTCTGTCTATATCACCCATGGTGACTTCCATAAGTTCTTTGAAGTATAGTTTCTCAGCTTCCCCTGTAATATAGTTTTTTAATTCTTTTAAGGGTTTAATGGGAGTGAACAGCTCATCCGGCAGAAAAATAGTTCGCATGCCTTCCGCTTTAGCCAGGGAGCGGGGCTTTGTACTCTGCTGTTTTGTCATGGAGGACCGAAGATTCTGGAGTCTGATGGCGTTCGGTAGAAAATTGGGATAAAGCATGGTGGATTCCGGGTTGGCAAGAACCGCTTTTTCTATGCTGCTGATGAGTTCCCTTGCATTTCCGGGCCAGTCGTATGATTCAAGGGCGGTTAAAAAATCCGGTACAAACCCTTTGGTTTCAAAACCGTGACGGGTACATAAAAGATGAATATAATGTAAGGTTAAATCCTTGATATCCGCCTTACAGTCCCTTAAAGCCGGTAGTTGAATATGAATGGTTTTTAACCTGAAAAGCAGATCATTACGGAATTGACCGCTTTTTGTCATGTCTTCAAGATCCCTGTTGGTTGCGGAAATTAGTCTGAAGTTGCTTTGAATTTCCTCTGTGCCGCCAACGGGTTTGAATTTTTTTTCCTGTAATACCCTTAGGAATTTGGCCTGTATGGATAATGGGAGTTCTCCCACCTCATCCAGAAACAGTGTACCGCCGTCTGCTTTTTTAACCAGTCCCTCCCGGCTTGTATCCGCACCGGTAAATGCGCCTTTTATATTTCCGAACAGGACAGATTCCACAAGCTGTTCCGGCAACGCTGCGCAATCCACAACAACATAACGATCTTCTTTTTGCCTGCTGTTCATGTGAATCGTTTTTGCAAACAATTCCTTTCCGGTCCCGGTTTCACCGGTAATCAGCACAGCAGCATCGCTTTCGGCACTTTGGGCCGCCATATTCAAGCTTTGCATGATTCTGTGGCTTGATCCTATGATGGGGGATCTGTCAAAAATAGAGTTAAATGATGCACGCAATGCTTTTTTTGACATTTTATACTCAAGGGACCGCTCAACACTCAATTTAATGTCATGCGCTGCAAAGGGTTTGAGAATATAATCCCAGGCCCCATGCTCAAAAGCCATTTTGGCACCTTCGGCAGTGCCTTCTCCCGTTATGATGATGACTTCAGGTTCGGATGTCACCGACTTGAGTTCGGCAAGCCTGTCAAGACCATTCCCGTCGGGAAGGTTTACATCTAAAAGGACAAGATCAAACCCGCCATGCAGGGTCATGGCCAGTCCATCTTTTAGATTATCTGCAATCATGGGCATGTGCCCAAGATCTTTTAACTGGGTCACCAGTATTTCCCGTATTTCCGAATCATCCTCTATGATTAGAATTGCCGCCATGGGTCTCTTTTATTCTCCATCAAGTGTGTCTTTGATCATATTTGCCAGCGTTGCCATAAGAATCGGTTTTTCCAGATATCCTCGTATTCCTAATTCCCTGGCCTGGTCGGCGTTTATGAGTTTGCTATGCCCAGTACAAATGATGATGGGCATACCGGGTCTGATATCCAAAATATGTTTGACAAGTTGTGTGCCGGTCATTTTGGGCATGGTCATATCGGTGATGATCAGGTCAAAATCATCCGGTGACGCTTTAAATGTCTCCAGGGCTTCGACGCCGTTGTTTTTTGCGGTAACCTCATATCCGAGCTCCTCAATGATCCAGCTGTTCATATGCAGCAAATTTTCTTCATCATCGATCAGGAGTATGTGGCCGGTTCCTTTTACAATAGGGTTGGAAGGTCCGTCATCACGGTCTATGGTATGCGCTTTTTTAAGTTCAGGGAAATATACCGTAAACCGTGTTCCTTTTCCCGGTGTGCTCTGGACGTCAATTCCCCCGTCAAGACTTTTAATGATACCATGCACAACCGAAAGGCCAAGCCCTGTACCCTCATCCTTGTCCCTTGTGGTGAAATAGGGTTCAAATATCTTGTCTTGAATGCTTCGGTCCATTCCCCCCCCTGTATCGGCAACCTCTAATTTTAGATATAAACCCGCCTTAAGCGTGCCCGAATCGACGAGTTCTTGATTTCTCAGCCGTATGGGGTGCAATGCAATACCTAAGATTCCGCCTGAATTTTTCATGGCATGGTAGGCGTTGGTGCATAGGTTCATGACCACCTGATGAACCAGGGTCGGGTCGGCCAGGATCTTTTTGCAATTTCCATCGATATCTGCTCTGATATCAATGGTTTTTGGAATTGACGCTTTCAATAGGGTTAGACACTCTTTGATAATGGGCTGGATTTTGATGGGTATCAACTGTCGCTCGTCATTTCTGCTGAATGTGAGAATCTGCTGGACAAGGTCTTTTGCACGCCACCCGGCTTTTAATACCTGTTTCAGTTGCTGCCTTTTGCGACTGCTTTCCGGAAGGTCTGATATCGCAAGTTCAGTGTACCCCAGCATGGCTGATAGAATGTTATTGAAATCATGGGCAATACCACCGGCCAGGGTGCCTATTGATTCCATTTTTTGGACGTGTTGAAGTCGGTTCGTAAGTTCTGAATTTTCTTTTTCAGCCTTTTTTTGGTCTGTGACATCAAACACAATACCATCCGTGCCTGAGTATCTTCCTGTGTCCCCGAAGAGTGCACTTTTTCGGTCTTCAACCCACCTGATCTCCCCAGTTTTAGTTGTAATTCTATAAAGCTGGACAAAATTACGGGGGCCGGACCTTAAGGCTGACGTGTCATCAAGAACCGAATTCAAATCTTCGGGATGAATAATACTGAACCATTTTTTCTCTTTTCGGTTTAGTTCTTCAATGGTATATCCGCAAATTTTTTCAAGCCCGCTGGCAAGTTCAATTGACCCGTCAGGGGACATCATGTATACCATTCCCGGAATATTCTTAATTAAAGATTTATGTTTTAACTCACTTTTTTCGAGTGCCTCCTGGGCTCGTTTCCGTTCTGATAGTTCGGTTTCAAGCTTTTTGGAATTTTGCAGGATCTGGTCATATAGCAGGGAATTATCAAGGGCGATTGCCACGTCATGGCTAACGGCTTCAAGAAAGTGTCTTTTGTCTTTGAAATCCCGCTTTTCGATGGAGGCAATGCCCAGGGTGCCGATAATCTTGTCTTTGCACTTTAAGGGAATGGCGGCAAAAGAAGTCATTCCGGCATTTTTGCATTCTGTCAATGTGCATCGCGGGTCAGTATGAATATCTGTGGAATAAACCGCATTGTCCGAGCGTACGGATATTCCGCAAAGGCACTCACCCACCCTGTGAAAATGGTTCGCCTCAATTGAGCATTTTTTGTCTTTTTGATGCATCCCGGCCAAATGGAGGTCTTGGCCTTTTCGTAAGAAAAGCATGCACATGTCAGGATCAAGGTTTTTTGATATCTGATCCAGAATGGTTCCGATGATATCTTCCAAAGATGTGGAAGATATCACCTCTCTGCCTATGGTGTGTATAGCGGACAGTTCTTCTTCTTTTTGAATCAATTTTTGTTGTGTGATTTTTTCTCTGGTAATGTTGATGTGAGAGATAACCGCTTTGCCCTCCGAAAGCGTCATGGGCGTTATCCGCATTAAAAACCATCTTTTTTCTTCTGGCGAATGGCAATCGTATTCAAGTTCAAATTCATCAATTTCTTTGTCCAGGATCTGTTGAATGCCTTTTATCGTTTTTTCCGCTGTACATGAATGGTTTTGCAGAAGGGTTCTTTGACACACGTCAATATAGTTGGTGCCCACAGACACAGAGGTGCCGCCGTTCTGGGCTGCAAAATTTTTCCAGGCCTGGTTGACTGCAATGATGGTTCCCGTGCTGTCGACAACGGCAATATGTGCCGTTAAAGAGTTAAGTACATCTAAACTGTAAAAATCCATTTGTAACCCATAGCCCTCTTTAAAATTCTGAACTGAAAAATGTTTTCCGCCCTTCAATTTTTATGTTTTAATTATAATTAAAGATGCTTTGAAAACAATCCTTAATACATTAGTTTGGTTTTCAATTCAAAAAAGAGTTGGCAGTGCCGGTTACGTGGACATTATAGGCAGCTGATCAAACAGAGCAGTACTGCTATGGATCAGAAGGCTTTGATTCAGTCCAATGATGCATCTGCCCCGTGTACTGGCAGGGACCGGAATGCCAGTCAGATATGAAGGAGTGTCCATGTCAGATCCCGCCAAATTTCGTTTTTCCGTTGACCGCAGCGGCACCTTTACGGATGTCTATGCCGAGGTGCCAGGGAGACCCGGGTTCAGGGGAAGCAAGGATCGTGAAGGGGATTAACGGTGACCGCCTGGCAGTGATCCGCCCCCTGGATACAGAGGCCGTAAGATCCGATCTTAAAGCCGTCTATGACCGGGGCATCCGCAGCCTTGCCGTCGTGCTCATGCACGCCTATGCCTGGCCGGATCATGAACTGGCCATCGGCCGTCTGGCCCGGGATATGGGGTTCACCCAGGTCTCCCTCTCCTCCCGGGTCATGCCCCGGGTGAAGCTGGTGGCCAGGGGCGATACCACCATGGTGGACGCCTACCTCAACCCGCATATTCGCACCTACCTTGACAACTTTAAATGCGGGTTCAAGGACAAACTTGTCCATACGGGCCTTCTTTTCATGCAGTCCGACGGCGGCCTGGCCGGTGCCGAGGGGTTCACCGGCAGCCGCCCATGACAGTGGAGGAGGCTGCCCTGGGCTTCATCCGGGTGGCAACGAGGTGATGGTGAGGCCCATCCGTGAGATTTCGGTGATGCGGGGGTTTGATATCAAGGAACACGTGCTGGCCACATTCGGGGGGGGGGGACCGGTCCCCAGCATGCCTGCGCTGTTGCCCGGGCACTGGGGATATCCAACATTTTTATCCACCGGTTTTCCGGCATTTTGTCCGCCTACGGCATGGGACTGGCCGATGTGGTCACCGAGCGGCAGCAGCCCTTTGCCGCCGTTTTATGCCCCCGGGCCTTGAAAGAGGCTCAAAGGATTTTTGAGCGGCTGGAAAACGAGGCCCACCGGGAACTGCAGGACCAGGGATTCTCCCCAAAGGCCGTTGACGCCACCCGGTTTCTTAACCTGCGGTACCATGGGACAGATACGGCCATCATGATCCCCGGGCCTGAAGACAATGACTATGCCGGGGCTTTCAGGGCCTTGGAACGTTGCCTCCAATGAATAGTCAGATTTGCATGATACAGACCGTTCAATGTTATAAACTTAAGCATTGAGTATTGGGTTACCTAAGGGTAATTACTCGGTATTTTGCCGAAGTTGACTCCTGACAGATAATACCATTATGTTGCGAGCGGGCCTAACGCACTGAATTTAAAAGCTATTTCTATCAAACGCCTTGCAAATCAATATTATATTAAAATTCAACACGTTAAAAACAATTTTGAAAATTTTAAAAATCAGTGGCAACATAATTTTTTGTTTTACTACATACCCCTCCAAGGATAGCAAAAGCTGCTTCAGTGATTTATAAACTGTCAAGCCAGGCGAGGATTTCAGCACTATTTTCCCAGTCGATTAACTCATCAATTTTTTTGTCATGAGTTATTTTCGATTGCATGTATTCCATGAGCGTATTTTGGACTTCCCGTTTTTTTGACAGATCCAGCTGCAGATAGGTCATTGTTGATTCAATACTTTGATGACCAAGACGATTTTTGATATCCGATACCGGAGCACCTAAGGTGACCATATTGACCGCACACGAATGCCTGAAGCAGTGAGCCGGACTCAGTCCTTTCAGCCTTTTTGCCGGCAATACTGCAGTCAAATATTTCCTGCAAATTTTGTTGATGCCGTGCCGGGTCATTTCCCGCTTCCGTTGGTTGATAAAAAGCCTATGGGCAAACAAAGGGATGGGATCTACCCTATGATTGGTGATATAATCCGAGATCAACGAGGCTGTTCTGGAGCATAGATTAATCAAGCGGTATCGATTTCCCTTTCCCAGGACTGCAATGGTCTCGTTTTCGGGATCAAAATAATCAAATTCCAATGTGGCAATCTCACTGGCCCGGGCACCGGAGTCATAAAGCAAATGTAGAATGGTAAAATCCCTCATGCCTTCTTTCTTTTTCAGGTCCACGGCACTGAAGACTTTCATGATTTCTTCAGGATATAAAAATCCCATCACCTTTTTTTGAGATCTTTTTTGAGGGATGTTCAGGAGGCCTTCGGCGATTCGTTTTTTGTCCGGATGCATGAAGCGGATCATCTTGGCCAAAGACTTGATCACGGCCAGGCGCTGATTTCGAGTCTGCACGCTATTTTTTCTATTTTTTTCCAGATGCTGTAGAAAGGCAAGCACGGCATCCACCGTTAAGTGTTCTATTGTCAACGACTTAATTTTTATTGAGTGATGATTCGCCAGGAAATGCAGGAACAAAGACAGGCTTTGCCGGTAAGCTTGGACACTTTGTTCACTCGTCCCTTTTATCGAGGGCAAGTATTCATAAAAATACTGGTGCAGGCAACTTGTCAATCTCATGCGTCCTCGCTTTTTGATATCGAAAAATTAAACAGTTGCCGACGGTGCTCAGCATCCAGTACCTTCAAATAATAGGTAGTGTATTTGTACTTGCTGTGCCCCATGTAAGCTGCCAGTACAGGCAGGGCATTTTGACAGGATTTTCCTTGCTGTTTAATTCGTTTTAGTGTGTTCACAGCAAACGAATGCCGCAAGGAATGATGTGAAGGCTGGCTGAAGTTTGTAGTACCGATTATTT is drawn from uncultured Desulfobacter sp. and contains these coding sequences:
- a CDS encoding sigma-54 dependent transcriptional regulator; amino-acid sequence: MAAILIIEDDSEIREILVTQLKDLGHMPMIADNLKDGLAMTLHGGFDLVLLDVNLPDGNGLDRLAELKSVTSEPEVIIITGEGTAEGAKMAFEHGAWDYILKPFAAHDIKLSVERSLEYKMSKKALRASFNSIFDRSPIIGSSHRIMQSLNMAAQSAESDAAVLITGETGTGKELFAKTIHMNSRQKEDRYVVVDCAALPEQLVESVLFGNIKGAFTGADTSREGLVKKADGGTLFLDEVGELPLSIQAKFLRVLQEKKFKPVGGTEEIQSNFRLISATNRDLEDMTKSGQFRNDLLFRLKTIHIQLPALRDCKADIKDLTLHYIHLLCTRHGFETKGFVPDFLTALESYDWPGNARELISSIEKAVLANPESTMLYPNFLPNAIRLQNLRSSMTKQQSTKPRSLAKAEGMRTIFLPDELFTPIKPLKELKNYITGEAEKLYFKELMEVTMGDIDRASTMAGISKSHFYSLLRKYLPATTPS
- a CDS encoding response regulator, with the translated sequence MDFYSLDVLNSLTAHIAVVDSTGTIIAVNQAWKNFAAQNGGTSVSVGTNYIDVCQRTLLQNHSCTAEKTIKGIQQILDKEIDEFELEYDCHSPEEKRWFLMRITPMTLSEGKAVISHINITREKITQQKLIQKEEELSAIHTIGREVISSTSLEDIIGTILDQISKNLDPDMCMLFLRKGQDLHLAGMHQKDKKCSIEANHFHRVGECLCGISVRSDNAVYSTDIHTDPRCTLTECKNAGMTSFAAIPLKCKDKIIGTLGIASIEKRDFKDKRHFLEAVSHDVAIALDNSLLYDQILQNSKKLETELSERKRAQEALEKSELKHKSLIKNIPGMVYMMSPDGSIELASGLEKICGYTIEELNRKEKKWFSIIHPEDLNSVLDDTSALRSGPRNFVQLYRITTKTGEIRWVEDRKSALFGDTGRYSGTDGIVFDVTDQKKAEKENSELTNRLQHVQKMESIGTLAGGIAHDFNNILSAMLGYTELAISDLPESSRKRQQLKQVLKAGWRAKDLVQQILTFSRNDERQLIPIKIQPIIKECLTLLKASIPKTIDIRADIDGNCKKILADPTLVHQVVMNLCTNAYHAMKNSGGILGIALHPIRLRNQELVDSGTLKAGLYLKLEVADTGGGMDRSIQDKIFEPYFTTRDKDEGTGLGLSVVHGIIKSLDGGIDVQSTPGKGTRFTVYFPELKKAHTIDRDDGPSNPIVKGTGHILLIDDEENLLHMNSWIIEELGYEVTAKNNGVEALETFKASPDDFDLIITDMTMPKMTGTQLVKHILDIRPGMPIIICTGHSKLINADQARELGIRGYLEKPILMATLANMIKDTLDGE
- a CDS encoding hydantoinase/oxoprolinase N-terminal domain-containing protein, which produces MKGINGDRLAVIRPLDTEAVRSDLKAVYDRGIRSLAVVLMHAYAWPDHELAIGRLARDMGFTQVSLSSRVMPRVKLVARGDTTMVDAYLNPHIRTYLDNFKCGFKDKLVHTGLLFMQSDGGLAGAEGFTGSRP
- a CDS encoding tyrosine-type recombinase/integrase, whose product is MRLTSCLHQYFYEYLPSIKGTSEQSVQAYRQSLSLFLHFLANHHSIKIKSLTIEHLTVDAVLAFLQHLEKNRKNSVQTRNQRLAVIKSLAKMIRFMHPDKKRIAEGLLNIPQKRSQKKVMGFLYPEEIMKVFSAVDLKKKEGMRDFTILHLLYDSGARASEIATLEFDYFDPENETIAVLGKGNRYRLINLCSRTASLISDYITNHRVDPIPLFAHRLFINQRKREMTRHGINKICRKYLTAVLPAKRLKGLSPAHCFRHSCAVNMVTLGAPVSDIKNRLGHQSIESTMTYLQLDLSKKREVQNTLMEYMQSKITHDKKIDELIDWENSAEILAWLDSL